Within the Candidatus Zixiibacteriota bacterium genome, the region GATGGCGCGGGAGCGCATGGCTATCCTGTTCGACGTCGCGCTGGAGACCTCGCGGCTGGTTCTCGGGACCGGCAACCGCAGCGAAATTGCGCTGGGCTACACGACCTGGCACGGCGATTCCGCCTGCAGCGTCAATCCGATCGGCGAGCTGTACAAGACCGAGGTGCGCCTCCTCGCCCGCAAGCTGGCGGTCCCGGAACCGATCATCGCCAAGCCGCCCACCGCGGATTTGTGGAAAGATCAGACCGATGAGGGGGAGATCGGCGTCACCTACCCGCAGATCGACCGCCTGCTGGCCCGGATTGTCGACCAGGGCGTTCGTTCCATGAGTCAACTGGCGGCGGAGGGTTTCCCGCCCACCGAAATATCGCGGGTCGTGTCGCTGCTCAACCGCAACGCCTTCAAGCGCGCCTTGCCGGAGGTCGCCCCCCTGCAGCGAAAGCCGATCCCGGCGAACGTGCAACTCTCGGAATAAGGGGGTCGTTATGCCCGAGTCGCCCGGCCTGCTCTATCTGGTTCCGACGCCGATCGGCAACATGGCCGATCTGACCCGTCGGGCGGAAGAAATGCTGGCCGCCGCCGACCTGGTCGCCTGCGAGGACACCCGGCACAGCGGCCGGCTCCTCAAGGCCCTTGGTCTGAATAAGCGGTTGATCAGCTACCATGATTTCAATGAGCGGACGCGCGCCGAGCAGCTCATCGACCTCATCCGGCAGGGACAGACGGTGGCGGTCATCACCGATGCCGGCTCGCCCGGCATTTCGGATCCGGCCTACCGCATCGTGCGCACCGCCATCGACAACGGCATTACGATCATCCCCTTGCCCGGTCCGACCTCGATCATCCCGGCCCTGACGGCATCGGGGCTGCCGACCGACCGGTTCTTTTTCGAGGGGTTTCTGCCGCACAAGTCGGGAGCGCGCCGCACGCGGCTGGCCCGGCTGACCGAGTTTGACCACACCCTCGTCTTCTTCGAATCGCCCCATCGCGTGGTGCGGTCGCTGGAGGACATCCGGGAGGTGCTCGGCGATCGTCCGGCCTGCCTTGCCCGGGAGCTGTCCAAGCTGCACGAGGAGTTCCTGCGCGGTTCGGTCTCGGAGATCCTGGCCGCACTCGGCGGGCGCACGGTCCGCGGCGAGATCGTTCTCATCGTCGGCGGCGCCGATTCGCTTCGGCAGCCTCGGGAGGAGGGCTGAGCGCGTGGGTCCGGCTCTTTCTCGCTTCTACCTTTTCGATCGGATCCTCTTCGGATACTGCCTCTTCATGGTCGGGCTGCTGCTGGCAGTCGGGCGGCCTCTCGGCATCTATCGGGACGAGCTGCTGTTTTATTCGGCGATGGCGCTTCTCGTGCTGGTGATCGCCGGCCGGCTGGATCCCGCCCGGAGCCGGTTCTCCCATGCGCTGCGGCTGCTCTACCCGGTGGCGATCCTGGTCCCGTTTTACCGGGAGACGGGCGGCACGATGTTTCTCTTTTTTGACCACTTTCTCGATGCCCACCTGATCGCTTTCGAGACGGCTGTCTTCGGGCAGGAGCCCACGCTGTTTATCGACCGCCACCTCCTCCACCCGGTTCTGACCGAGGCGTTCATGTTCTGCTACTTCTGCTACTACCTCGTCATTCCCGTGTTCATGATCGCCGGGTACCTGCGGGGCCGCTTCGAGGTGGTCAAGAGCGCCCTGGCGGCGGTCCTGCTGACGTTCGCGGTCTCGTACGTGGTGTTCTTTCTGTTCCCGATCGAGGGTCCGCGCTGGCGCCTGACCGGCCAGTACCTGCACCCGGTCGTCACCGGTTACGTCTTCACCGATTTGGTGGGGCTGACCCAGCAGTACGGCTCGGTGCGGGGCGGGTGCTTTCCCTCGACCCACTTTGCCGTGACCTTCGTGATCCTCCTGTTCACGGCCCGGTATTTCCGCCGCGGTTTGTGGCTGATGGCGCCGCTGACGGTCGGGCTGGGGATCGGCACCTTTTGGGGGCGGTATCACTACGTGTCGGACGTGGCCGCCGGCGGGCTCATCGGGCTCGCCGTGACCCTGCTCCTCTGGCGCGCGGCCCCGGCCGACCGGGCGGGGCAAATGACAGAAGTTCGAAAACTGGAGGCACAGACACCGCATGCATCCTGAACTCTTCCATGTCGGGCCGGTTCACATTCGCAGCTACGGGCTCATGCTGGCCATCTCGTTTCTGCTGGGGGTGCTCTACATCTGGCGGGTCGCCCGCCGCGACGGGAAACCGTTCGAGCCGCTGCTCACGGTCGCCTATCTCATGACGATCGGCGGCATCATCGGCGCCCGGCTGTTCTACGTGCTGGTCCACCTCGATGAGTTTTCGGGGAACTGGACGCGGACGTTCAACCCGTTTTCCTCGAGCGAATTCGGCATCGCCGGGCTGAACCTCTACGGCGGCGTGCTGGCGGCCATTGTCGCCTCGTTTGTGTACCTGCGCGCGAAGAAGCTCTCGGTCCTGGACACCTTCGACTACTTCGCGCCGACTCTCGGACTCGGCCTGCTGTTCACCCGGGTCGGGTGCTTCCTCAACGGGTGCTGTTTCGGGACGCCCACCGAACTTCCGTGGGGAATCAGCTTTCCGGAGGGTTCGCTGCCGTACTACATTTTCAGCGACGCCCACCTGCACCCGGCGCAGTTGTACAGCTCTCTCTATGGAGGGCTGCTCCTGATTGCGCTGCACTACGTTTTGCGGCACCGCCGATTTGTCGGCCAGGCGGTCGCTCTGCTGTTCATGATCGAGGCGGGCTTCCGCTATGCGATCGAGTATGTGCGCTACTATGAAGATGAAATGCACCTGACGGTAGGATCAATGCATCCGACCTACAACCAACTCGTATCGCTCGGGCTGTTCGTGCTCGGTCTGGGGCTGTATCTCTACCAGAGGCGCCGGGCGCCGCTGTCGCGCGCCGCCGCCCCGCCGGCCGGAAAGCTCAGACCGGCGAAGTAGTCCGCGCGGGGACCGCGCCGAGGGCCCTCTTATCGGCCCGCCTGGCGACCGCGGGACGGCTCCGGTTTTCTTTCAATCCCCGCCGCCGCTCGTGCGCAGGAGCACTCCCTGGGAACCGCAGATCCAGCCGGCCTGGTCGTTCAGGAAGAAGACGTCCTGGAGGGTCGAAGTGACTCCGCTCGCCTGCAGGCGCCATACCTCTCCCCCGTCGTCGGTGCGCAGGATGACGCCGCCGGTTCCGACCGCCCACCCGGTGAGCGGGTTGACGAACATGACCGCGCGGAGGCTCGCCGGGGAGGGCCGCCCCTGGACCTCCCAGTCCTGCCCGCCGTTGAC harbors:
- a CDS encoding NAD+ synthase produces the protein MEARPEIDLDRAVTTITRFLTGKLLQSGLDGYVVGVSGGLDSAVAAALAVAAVGPDKVLGLLLPYRTSSAESLHDARLMVERLGIPHRVIDISPMIDAYYPRITDELKRRAGNKMARERMAILFDVALETSRLVLGTGNRSEIALGYTTWHGDSACSVNPIGELYKTEVRLLARKLAVPEPIIAKPPTADLWKDQTDEGEIGVTYPQIDRLLARIVDQGVRSMSQLAAEGFPPTEISRVVSLLNRNAFKRALPEVAPLQRKPIPANVQLSE
- the rsmI gene encoding 16S rRNA (cytidine(1402)-2'-O)-methyltransferase; the encoded protein is MPESPGLLYLVPTPIGNMADLTRRAEEMLAAADLVACEDTRHSGRLLKALGLNKRLISYHDFNERTRAEQLIDLIRQGQTVAVITDAGSPGISDPAYRIVRTAIDNGITIIPLPGPTSIIPALTASGLPTDRFFFEGFLPHKSGARRTRLARLTEFDHTLVFFESPHRVVRSLEDIREVLGDRPACLARELSKLHEEFLRGSVSEILAALGGRTVRGEIVLIVGGADSLRQPREEG
- a CDS encoding phosphatase PAP2 family protein, translating into MGPALSRFYLFDRILFGYCLFMVGLLLAVGRPLGIYRDELLFYSAMALLVLVIAGRLDPARSRFSHALRLLYPVAILVPFYRETGGTMFLFFDHFLDAHLIAFETAVFGQEPTLFIDRHLLHPVLTEAFMFCYFCYYLVIPVFMIAGYLRGRFEVVKSALAAVLLTFAVSYVVFFLFPIEGPRWRLTGQYLHPVVTGYVFTDLVGLTQQYGSVRGGCFPSTHFAVTFVILLFTARYFRRGLWLMAPLTVGLGIGTFWGRYHYVSDVAAGGLIGLAVTLLLWRAAPADRAGQMTEVRKLEAQTPHAS
- the lgt gene encoding prolipoprotein diacylglyceryl transferase, with the translated sequence MHPELFHVGPVHIRSYGLMLAISFLLGVLYIWRVARRDGKPFEPLLTVAYLMTIGGIIGARLFYVLVHLDEFSGNWTRTFNPFSSSEFGIAGLNLYGGVLAAIVASFVYLRAKKLSVLDTFDYFAPTLGLGLLFTRVGCFLNGCCFGTPTELPWGISFPEGSLPYYIFSDAHLHPAQLYSSLYGGLLLIALHYVLRHRRFVGQAVALLFMIEAGFRYAIEYVRYYEDEMHLTVGSMHPTYNQLVSLGLFVLGLGLYLYQRRRAPLSRAAAPPAGKLRPAK